The DNA region gcgcggccgatcgcggccgggtgtcagctgcatatcgcagctgacatccggcactatgtgccaggagcggtcacggaccgcccccggcacattaacccccggcacaccgcgatcaaacatgatcgcagtgtaccggcggtatagggaagcatcgcgcagggagggggctccctgcgggcttccctgagacccccggagcaacgcgatgtgatcgcgttgctctgagggtctcctacctccctcctcgccgcaggtcccggatccaagatggccgcggcatccgggtcctgcagggagggaggtggcttaccgagtgtctgctcagagcagacacttggaaagcctgcagccctgcacagcagatcgtcgatctggcagagtgctgtgcacactgccagatcaatgatctgtgatgtccccccctgggacaaagtaaaaaagtaaaaaaaaaatttttccacatgtgtaaaaaaaaaaaaaaaaaaattcctaaataaataataataaaaaaatatatattattcccataaatacatttctttatctaaataaaaaaaacaaaacaataaaagtacacatatttagtatcgccgcgtccgtaacgacccaacctataaaactgccccactagttaaccccttcagtaaacaccgtatgaaaaaaaaaaaaaaaacgaggcaaaaaacaacgctttattaccataccgccgaacaaaaagtggaataacacacgatcaaaaagactgatataaatatccatggtaccgctgaaaacgtcatcttgtcccgcaaaaaacaagccgccatacagcatcatcagcaaaaaaataaaaaagttatagtcctgagaataaagcgataccaaaataattattttttctatattttagtttttatcgtataaaagcgccaaaacataaaaaaatgatataaatgagatatcgctgtaatcgtactgacccgacgaataaaactgctttatcaattttaccaaacgcggaacggtataaacgcctctcccaaaagaaattcatgaatagcaggtttttggtcattctgcctcacaaaaatcggaataaaaagcgatcaaaaatggtcacgtgtccgaaaatgttaccaataaaaacgtcaactcgtcccgcaaaaaacaagacctcacatgactctgtggagcaaaatgtggaaaaattataggtctcaaaatgtggagacgcaaaaacttttttgctataaaaagcgtcgctggtttcacacttgcgtttttgtctgcagcgttttttgcacaaaaaaacgcatgcgttttttccctatatttgacatgaaaaacgcatgcgttttttttgtacgcgtttggtcgcgttttcaaacgcatgcggtttctttctgcatgcgttcattttcagaaatacaacctgcagtattttcttgcgtttttaagcacatgcgtttgcgttaaaaacgcatgcatttttatcgaaaaaaaacagaaaacgcactgaaaagccacccaccaccatcaaggtgataaagggatccaaaccctaaccctacccctaaactcatccctaaccgtttaatgaacattttctgacagtcatagtgccacgtatttcagtgccacgtatttcagtgccacgtatttcagtgccacgtatttcagtgccacgtatcacgtatttcagtgccacgtgtttcagtgccacgtatttcagtgccacgtatcacgtatttcagtgccacatattttagtgccacgtatttcagtgccacgtatttcagtgccacgtatttcagtgccacgtatttcagtgccacgtatttcagtgccacgtgtttcagtgccacgtatcacgtatttcagtgccacgtgtttcagtgccacgtatttaagtgccacgtatcacgtatttcagtgccacgtatttcagtgccacgtatttcagtgccacgtatttcagtgccacgtatcacgtatttcagtgccacgtgtttcagtgccacgtatttaagtgccacgtatcacgtatttcagtgccacgtatttcagtgccacgtatttcagtgccatgtatttcagtgccacgtatttcagtgacacgtattttagtgacacgtatttcagtcacgtttagggttagggttaggggtagggttagggttagggctagggttggaggtaaagttagggttagggtttggattacatttacgtttggattagggttgggattagaattatgggtgtgtcagggctaggggtgtggttagggttaccgttgggattagggttaggggtgtgtttgggttagggtttcaggtagaattggggagtttccactgtccaggcacatcaggggctctccaagcgcgacatggcgtccaatctcaattccagccaattctgcgttgaaaaagtaaaacagtgctccttcccttccgagctctcccgtgcgcccaaaaaggggtttaccccaacatatgtgttatcagcgtactcgggacaaattgaacaacaacttctggggtccaagttctcttgttatccttaggaaaataaaaatttggggggctaaaaatcatttttgtgggaaaaaaaagatgttttattttcacggctctgcgttataaactgtagtgaaacacttgggggttcaaagttctcacaacacatctagataagttccttgggaggtctagtttccaatatggggtcacttgtggggggattgtactgtttgggtacatcaggggctctgcaaatgcaacgtgacgcctgcagaccaatccatttaaggctgcattccaaatggcgctccttcccttccgagctctgtcatgcacccaaacagtggttcccccccacatatggggtatcagcgtactcaggacaaattggacaacaacttttggggtctaatttatcctgttacccttgtaaaaatacaaaactgggggctaaaaaatcatttttgtgaaaaaaaaaaagaatttttattttcacggctttgcgctataaactttagtgaaacacttgggggttcaaagttctcaaaacacatctagataagttccttgggaggtctagtttccaatatggggtcacttgtggggggtttgtactgtttgggtacatcaggggctctgcaaatgcaacgtgacggctgctgaccaatccatttaagtctgcattccaaatggcgctccttcccttccgagctctgtcatgcgcccaaacagtggttcccccccacatatggggtatcagcgtactcaggacaaattggaaaacaaattttggggtccaatttattctgttacccttgtaaaaatacaaagctgggtgctaaaaaatcatttttgagaaaaaaaataaaaattattttcacggctctgcgttataatctgtagtgaaacacttgggggttcaaagctctcaaaacacatctagataagatccttagggggtctactttccaaaatggtgtcacttgtagggagtttcaatgtttaggcacatcaggggctctccaaacgcaacatggcgtcccatctcaattccagtcaattttgcattgaaaagtcaaatggcgctccttcccttccaagctctgccatgcgcccaaacaatggtttacacccacatatggggtatcagcgtactcaggacacattggccaacattttttggggtccaatttcttctcttacccttgggaaaataaaaaattgggggcgaaaagatcatttttgtgaaaaaatatgattttttatttttacggctctgcattataaacttctgtgaagcacttggtgggtcaaagtgctcaccacacatctagataagttccttagggggtctactttccaaaatggtgtcacttgtagggagtttcaatgtttaggcacatcaggggctctccaaacgcaacatggcgtcccatctcaattccagtcaattttgcattgaaaagtcaaatggcgctccttcccttccaagctctgccatgcgcccaaacaatggtttacacccacatatggggtatcatcgtactcaggacaaattgcacaacattttttggggtccaatttcttctcttacccttgggaaaataaaaaattgggggcgaaaagatcatttttgtgaaaaaatatgattttttatttttacggctctgcattataaacttctgtgaagcacttggtgggtcaaagtgctcaccacacatcaagataagttccttagggggtctactttccaaaatggtgtcacttgtagggggtttcagtgtttaggcacatcaggggctctccaaacgcaacatggcgtcccatctcaattccagtcaattttgcattgaaaagtcaaatggcgctccttcccttccaagctctgccatgcgcccaaacaatggtttacacccacatatggggtatcatcatactcaggacaaattgcacaacattttttggggtccaatttcttctcttacccttgggaaaataaaaaattgggggcgaaaagatcatttttgtgaaaaaatatgattttttatttttacggctctgcattataaacttctgtgaagcacttggtgggtcaaagtgctcaccacacatcaagataagttccttagggggtctactttccaaaatggtgtcacttgtagggggtttcagtgtttaggcacatcaggggctctccaaacgcaacatggcgtcccatctcaattccagtcaattttgcattgaaaagtcaaatggcgctccttcccttccaagctctgccatgcgcccaaacaatggtttacacccacatatggggtatcatcgtactcaggacaaattgcacaacattttttggggtccaatttcttctcttacccttgggaaaataaaaaattgggggcgaaaagatcatttttgtgaaaaaatatgattttttatttttacggctctgcattataaacttctgtgaagcacttggtgggtcaaagtgctcaccacacatcaagataagttccttagggggtctactttccaaaatggtgtcacttgtagggggtttcagtgtttaggcacatcaggggctctccaaacgcaacatggcgtcccatctcaattccagtcaattttgcattgaaaagtcaaatggcgctccttcccttccaagctctgccatgcgcccaaacaatggtttacacccacatatggggtatcatcgtactcaggacaaattgcacaacattttttggggtccaatttcttctcttacccttgggaaaataaaaaattgggggcgaaaagatcatttttgtgaaaaaatatgattttttatttttacggctctgcattataaacttctgtgaagcacttggtgggtcaaagtgctcaccacacatcaagataagttccttagggggtctactttccaaaatggtgtcacttgtagggggtttcagtgtttaggcacatcaggggctctccaaacgcaacatggcgtcccatctcaattccagtcaattttgcattgaaaagtcaaatggcgctcctttccttccgagctctgccatacgcccaaacagtggtctacccccacatatggggtatcagcgtactcaggacaaattgtacaacaactttgggggtccattttctcctgttacccttggtaaaataaaacaaattggagctgaaataaattttgtgtgaaaaaaagttaaatgttcatttttatttaaacattccaaaaattcctgtgaaacacctgaagggttaataaacttcttgaatgtggttttgagcaccttgaggggtgcagtttttagaatggtgtcacacttgagtattttctatcatatagacccctcaaaatgacttcaaatgagatgtggtccctaaaaaaaaatggtgttgtaaaaatgagaaattgctggtcaacttttaacccttataactccgtcacaaaaaaaaattttggttccaaaattgtactgatgtaaagtagacatgtgggaaatgttacttattaagtattttgcgtgacatatgtctgtgatttaagggcataaaaattcaaagttggaaaattgcaaaattttcaaaattttcgccaaatttccatttttttcacaaataaacacaagttatatcgaataaattttaccactaacatgaagtacaatatgtcacgagaaaacaatgtcagaatcgccaagatccgtcaaagcgttccagagttatagcctcataaagggacagtggtcagaattgtaaaaattggcccggtcattaacgtgcaaaccacccttgggggtgaaggggttaaatatttttaattttttttttttttttactcttttctaACTTTTTACTTTGTCCTACAATGgacattttttgcatgctgatccCTTCTACAGCATAGAGATgcagctgcatccccatgctgcagaaactgtcagctctgcactgatagacaaacttgctcatcatgccctgggcatgatcagcaagtttgctaggtcTGGTAACCTGGTTGTCGTCCGGGACACCATCGCAATGATCGGGACACCATCGCAATGATCAGGACCCCACGTCACGCTGCGGGGTCTGCGATCCAAAGTCAGAGGGGCTGTAAGCCCTCTGCCCACTTCCAGAATGTTGCGATCGTGTTTAATCGCAGTATTTTGGGTTTTAAAGTGcgcggtgtcagctgtcagaatcagctgacacccggcggcaatcACCCCCCCCCCATGTGCACGGGTGATTGCTCAGATGTAATTatccatccctggtcaaatagCCCAGGACACATGGGTGGATTATTACGTCTGATATCAGAAATGGGTTAAACAAGGGATAGGGAAACTTTTTCATGTCaagagccatttggatatttataacatCATTGGGGGCacatacaaaattatcaacttaaatATGATCCTGCTATACTTGGACAAATGATTAATTAACTCATCCTGATGTGATGGCTGGAGATGCTTCTTTTTGGTGTGGCTGTGATTTTAGGTGATAGTGAAGATGTTCCTACTTGCAACTGCTTTTCCAGATTAAAGTCGATCTGAAGCACAGTCAACTCCTTGCGAAAAGTTTTGTAATGAACTTCCAGCAGTAAGTTTTTCTGAACACAGATGTAGATTACACTGCAGGTCTCTTTAATACATTGGCCGCTGCCCACTTATATATCAGTAGCTCAGTTTATTCTTTCAGCGCTGCCCACTGATATATACTCCAATGAATCAAAAGTATACAGTATTATATGAACAATATTAGCACCCTAGGGACTTTCCCTTAGCGTCTCAGTAATGTCTTCAGCAGATAGTTGCTGActggggggcaatgatgatgtcagTGGTCAATGTCTTAATGTGGGCAATTCATCACTCTTTACAGGGGATTGAtgcatacacatcacataggatacaaccGGGCTGCAAtatatatatcacaggagacagGACTGTGACTGGAGTATATAGaataggagacattggggctggtgcatatacatcacaaGAGACATTTCAGACTGATGCATACATCACAGGTGGCATTGGGGCTGAAGCGGACATCACAGGAGAAGTTAGGACTGGAGCATATATGCATCAAGGAGACATTGGGGCTGAAGAGTATACATCACAGGAGGCCTTGGGGCTGGAGCATACATCACAGGCAAGAGACATTTTGGGTTGGTgtggacatcacaggagacattggtgtTGGAGCATATACACATCACACAAAACATTCCGACTAAATAAGGTTAGACAAAAAAAAGGTTTCAGAGGTTGCTAGTCCTTTATTTTATCTGCAATATATGATATACAATTATACATTCATGAACTCCTATAATATTGTTGCCTTTGATATGTTTCTTCAAATTttacacgttctgaaaaaataaaaatatatgcatTAAGTAACCTTGTCCTGTAGGATATTGAAGGTAAGTAACATTGATTTTAATTCTACATGTCTATCAATTTATTGTAATAATCTAATTGCTTTATTAATATgccttaattaaaaagtccctacttGTGCTCAGTTTGAATACCCTTTTCACTGAGCAATATTTTTTTcaatgcacaatgacagtgcgctcccaTGCCAGCTCTAATGAGAAGTGAAGAGCAGGTAAGAGAGCGAACTGtcaataacatttttttattttgcacaaaattcttTAACTATgtgcgccattttgaagaattttgtGCAAAAAACTTTCAATGAATAGCACAtgacaaagaaaaaagaaaagtgacgttaaaaaaaacatacaaatgatGAACTGAGCCCTAAGAAAGAAGGAGGTATCTATTATCCACTAGCATGTAACTATTAATTGATTATAACCATGAGATGGAACTTACGCTGTTGATCCAGGAGATGTATGCAGACACTCTGGTGAACACTGTGGGCTTCAGGTAAGCATTGCATCCCGCGGAAGACACAAAGCTGGTCACACCATGGACTTGGTAGGCACCACTGACGTAGCAGTTCAGAGGTCCACCAGAATCGCCCTAAAAGACACATGGTGAGTActggcagcatttgtgctgcatttCAGATTCTAGTAAATTGTATAATAAATTATAATAGTATTATCCTGGAATATTAATATTAAAACAAAAATAGTGGCACTTATTTATTTCACATGTCTATGTATGTGAATAAAAAATTCAGTAAATATTACCtaatatctgtttttttctttttaattctatTTCCTCTCTACATTATTCCaagaaaacacttttttttaaattctctacAATCCCTTATTTAAACATTGAGAGGATAAGATAAATAGCTACAAAGCAACAGCCAGACTTACATTGCATCCGGCTTGGACTCCATTACCACCGGCACAAACCATGGTATCCTTGACAGTGCTGCCCCAGTAGGAGCTGGTCGAGCAGGTGGAGTGGGCTACGACGGGCAGAGGGGCCTGCTGGAGGATGGATGGCAGAGAGCCGCCAGCTGCAATAAAAGAGGCATCATTCTTAGGACTGTTTAGCTGACACACCAGGCTGTTTTCCGTGAGCACTTTCAGCATATTTTTTATTGGAATTCATATTCAGTTTAATATCTGTCTTTATAATGCATATCCATTGGTTAGTATTGTTGCATTGCAGCCCTGGATTtccgggttcaaatcctaccagaaCAACATCTTTCAAAGAAtttgtatgttttccctgtgtttgtgtgggttgcctccaggttctccagtttcctccgacatttcaaagacatactgatggggaatctacattgtgagccccaatggggacagtgatggcaaTATCTGTAATATGCTGCAAAATGTGATGGCGCTATATATAAGTAAGCATAATATATTAGTAAAcgcatatgactttttttggtgcagattttgtaTTTCCAGACATACTGGTTTCATAAGTAAAAGCCTTTTCAAAAACATCCGAAATTACAACTTACTGCTGGTTCTTCCCCAACCAGAAATGATGCAGTCATGATTGTGGGCAAGGACGGTTCCACTTGCTGGCAGTGTGGCCAGTTTTACATAGCTGTTTATAGTAGCACTGGCTGCCAAGTGGA from Ranitomeya variabilis isolate aRanVar5 chromosome 3, aRanVar5.hap1, whole genome shotgun sequence includes:
- the LOC143818470 gene encoding chymotrypsin-like elastase family member 1 gives rise to the protein MLTFLLLAAFVLGGHCIDNPSYLEDIEDNARVVGGSNAAKNAWPWQVTLQYLSGSSWYHTCGGSLILANRVLTAAHCVDRSYTFRVVLGDHNLSSNDGTEQTISVSGIRIHASWNTNNVAAGYDIAVLHLAASATINSYVKLATLPASGTVLAHNHDCIISGWGRTSTGGSLPSILQQAPLPVVAHSTCSTSSYWGSTVKDTMVCAGGNGVQAGCNGDSGGPLNCYVSGAYQVHGVTSFVSSAGCNAYLKPTVFTRVSAYISWINSNV